The Anabaena sp. WA102 genome contains a region encoding:
- the cobQ gene encoding cobyric acid synthase CobQ, translating to MKSIMVVGTTSHAGKSLITTAICRILSRRGLRVSPFKGQNMALNAYVTASGGEIGYAQAVQAWAAGIAPLVEMNPILLKPQGDMTSQIILKGKAIGKVSATDYYEQYFEIGWQTIKECLQYLSTEFDALVCEGAGSPAEINLKHKDLTNMRVAKHLNAPTLLVVDIDRGGAFAHVIGTLELLDPDERALIKGVVINKFRGQRSILEPGIKWLEERTGIPVVGVIPYLEQVFPAEDSLDLLERKPAKANSELNIAVIRLPRIANFTDFDPLESEPSVTVKYLHPKQSLGHPDAVIIPGTKTTIADLITLQKSGMAEAIQNYAASGGTVLGICGGFQMLGQSIADPEGMEGQVGKYPGLSLLPMKTVITGQKTARQRQVTSNYPQAGLPVTGFEIHQGRSRIENPADQKSCQPLFDDANLGLVDSCQSVWGTYLHGIFDNGPWRRAWVNRLRQQRGLKSLPTGVANYKEQREQMLDSLATQIEEHLDLTPFI from the coding sequence ATGAAATCAATCATGGTAGTGGGAACAACATCCCACGCAGGGAAATCACTCATAACCACAGCTATTTGTCGGATTCTTTCCCGGCGCGGGTTGCGAGTATCTCCCTTTAAAGGTCAAAATATGGCTTTAAACGCCTATGTTACCGCCAGTGGTGGCGAAATAGGCTATGCTCAAGCAGTGCAAGCTTGGGCAGCGGGAATAGCCCCCCTAGTAGAAATGAACCCAATTTTACTAAAACCTCAAGGGGATATGACATCCCAAATTATCCTCAAAGGTAAAGCCATAGGTAAAGTCAGCGCCACAGATTATTACGAACAATATTTTGAGATTGGTTGGCAAACCATCAAAGAATGTCTACAATACCTATCTACAGAGTTTGATGCCCTCGTTTGTGAAGGTGCTGGTAGTCCCGCCGAAATTAATCTCAAACACAAAGACCTCACGAATATGCGGGTGGCAAAACACTTGAATGCACCCACACTTTTAGTAGTTGATATTGATAGAGGCGGAGCATTTGCTCATGTTATTGGCACATTAGAACTATTAGATCCAGACGAACGCGCCTTAATTAAAGGAGTTGTCATTAACAAATTTCGAGGACAGCGCTCAATTCTCGAACCCGGAATTAAATGGTTAGAAGAACGCACAGGGATACCTGTTGTCGGCGTGATTCCCTATTTAGAACAGGTTTTCCCAGCGGAAGACTCCCTAGATTTACTAGAACGCAAACCCGCAAAAGCTAATTCTGAACTAAATATTGCGGTGATTCGTTTACCCAGAATTGCCAATTTCACAGATTTTGACCCCTTGGAATCAGAACCATCAGTCACAGTCAAATATTTACATCCTAAGCAAAGTTTAGGACATCCAGATGCAGTAATTATCCCAGGAACAAAAACCACCATTGCCGATTTAATTACCTTGCAAAAAAGCGGTATGGCGGAAGCAATTCAAAACTATGCAGCTTCTGGTGGCACGGTTTTAGGCATTTGTGGCGGGTTTCAAATGTTGGGACAATCTATAGCTGATCCAGAAGGCATGGAAGGGCAAGTTGGTAAATATCCAGGGTTAAGTTTATTACCCATGAAAACAGTAATTACTGGACAAAAAACTGCCCGTCAGCGTCAAGTTACCTCCAATTATCCCCAAGCGGGTTTACCTGTGACTGGGTTTGAAATTCACCAAGGGCGCTCGCGCATAGAAAACCCAGCAGATCAAAAATCCTGTCAGCCTCTATTTGATGATGCTAATTTAGGGTTAGTAGATAGTTGTCAATCAGTTTGGGGAACTTATCTACATGGAATTTTCGATAATGGTCCTTGGCGACGGGCTTGGGTAAATCGTCTCCGGCAACAACGGGGTTTGAAATCTTTACCCACAGGTGTAGCTAACTACAAAGAACAGCGGGAGCAAATGTTAGATTCTTTAGCTACTCAAATTGAAGAGCATTTAGACTTAACACCGTTTATATAG
- a CDS encoding Npun_F0494 family protein has protein sequence MPTVDSSNLKPLVYTSKALERAERSLICSPFNLNLFIAMTSQSIQLGAIAMEKGTQQSYTKQPLSELTCENALAWLIDVGVLRREVDGQGITDSFRLTPLGHQLIVKLKDQKFRNPSLSDRYNDFMTRWLRLPF, from the coding sequence ATGCCTACTGTGGATTCCTCAAACCTTAAACCTTTAGTTTATACTAGCAAAGCCCTAGAAAGAGCGGAGCGATCGCTAATCTGTTCGCCCTTCAACCTCAATTTGTTTATAGCCATGACTAGCCAAAGTATCCAACTCGGTGCTATAGCAATGGAGAAAGGAACTCAGCAAAGTTACACCAAGCAACCCTTGTCAGAATTGACCTGTGAAAATGCTTTAGCCTGGTTAATTGATGTAGGAGTATTGCGGCGAGAAGTTGATGGACAGGGCATTACAGACAGTTTTCGCCTAACTCCCTTGGGTCATCAATTGATTGTCAAGTTAAAAGATCAGAAATTTCGTAATCCTTCCCTGAGCGATCGCTACAATGATTTTATGACTCGTTGGTTACGTTTACCCTTTTGA
- a CDS encoding peroxiredoxin gives MPLAVGTDAPAFTTTDTNGNPVSLSDFAGKTVVLYFYPKDDTPGCTKQACSFRDAQSDYTSKGIVVLGVSADDEVAHQAFTSKYNLNFPLLVDTNKSIITAYDVDGGGYAKRVTYIIDGDGKIIDVDTAVNTTTQASDVLAKLGL, from the coding sequence ATGCCTCTAGCAGTTGGTACAGACGCACCTGCATTTACCACTACAGACACTAACGGCAATCCAGTTTCATTGTCTGATTTTGCTGGTAAAACAGTGGTTCTCTACTTTTATCCCAAAGATGACACGCCAGGTTGCACAAAACAAGCTTGCAGTTTCCGCGATGCTCAGTCAGACTATACAAGTAAAGGTATCGTCGTCTTAGGTGTGAGTGCTGATGATGAAGTAGCCCACCAAGCATTTACTTCCAAATATAATCTGAATTTCCCTTTATTAGTTGATACCAACAAAAGCATCATTACAGCTTATGATGTTGATGGTGGTGGTTACGCCAAGCGTGTTACCTACATCATTGATGGTGATGGCAAAATCATTGATGTTGATACTGCTGTTAACACTACTACCCAAGCTAGTGATGTTTTAGCAAAACTGGGACTTTAA
- a CDS encoding ABC transporter permease, with the protein MNNDKAVMNWQELTASNVVVNTNSNFLAEIVQETFALTRRLFIQLQRRPSSLIAGIIQPVMWLVLFGALFQNAPKGLFGSTTNYGQFLAAGVIVFTAFAGALNAGLPVMFDREFGFLNRLLVAPLASRFSIVFASAIFIISQSLLQAAVIVAAAAFLGAGLPDITGLCAIALIVFLLALGVTAISLGLAFALPGHIELIAVIFVTNLPLLFASTALAPLSFMPGWLQVIATLNPLSYAIEPIRYLYLHSSWGLNDIVMHAFWGDVTFGVALLVLLGFAIVALLSIQPQLRRSLA; encoded by the coding sequence ATGAATAATGATAAAGCAGTGATGAATTGGCAAGAACTCACCGCATCTAATGTAGTGGTGAATACAAACTCCAATTTCTTGGCAGAAATTGTTCAAGAAACTTTTGCTTTAACCCGTCGTCTATTTATTCAACTCCAACGCCGTCCCTCTAGCCTGATAGCTGGGATTATTCAGCCTGTTATGTGGTTAGTTCTGTTTGGGGCTTTATTCCAAAATGCTCCCAAAGGTTTGTTTGGTAGTACGACAAATTACGGACAATTTTTAGCAGCAGGTGTAATAGTATTTACTGCTTTTGCTGGGGCGTTAAATGCCGGCTTACCTGTGATGTTTGATAGAGAATTTGGCTTTTTAAATCGCTTGCTGGTTGCACCTCTAGCTTCCCGCTTTTCAATTGTTTTTGCTTCTGCTATTTTTATTATTAGCCAAAGTTTACTCCAAGCAGCGGTAATTGTGGCAGCAGCGGCATTTTTAGGGGCTGGTTTACCTGATATTACAGGATTATGTGCGATCGCTCTCATTGTCTTTCTCCTAGCTTTAGGTGTCACCGCTATTTCTTTAGGTTTAGCCTTTGCATTACCCGGACACATTGAACTTATCGCCGTAATTTTTGTGACTAACCTTCCATTATTATTTGCCAGCACAGCCTTAGCACCTTTATCCTTTATGCCCGGTTGGTTGCAGGTTATCGCCACACTCAATCCTCTCAGCTATGCAATTGAACCCATTCGCTATTTGTATTTACACAGCAGTTGGGGATTAAATGATATCGTTATGCACGCCTTTTGGGGTGATGTTACCTTTGGGGTAGCGTTGTTAGTATTACTCGGTTTTGCAATAGTGGCTTTATTGAGTATTCAACCTCAACTACGTCGCAGTCTTGCTTAA
- a CDS encoding hemolysin family protein, with protein sequence MSAFSTLSWTDTGLRLCSVLVLIAINAFFVTAEFSMVTVRRTRIQQLVQAGDIRAIAVETLQRSIDRLLSTAQLGITLSSLALGWIGESTIAVLVEKWLDSWPLSFRINYLLAHSLSVPIAFFAIAYLQIVLGELCPKSVAMLYSEHLARFLGPSVKSIVRFFSPFIWVLNQSTHWLLRLFGIEYTGQSWRPPVTPEELQLIISTERESTGLENAERELLNNVFEFGDITAEDIMIPRTSIIGIPITASFQTLLQEIATTGHSRYPIIGESLDDIRGIVYFQDLAQPLALGKITPETQIQPWMRPPRFVPEQTLLSELLPMMQQEKPAMVMVVNEFGGTVGLVTIQDIIAEIIGHAGGLDSTNDLLIQMVDKQTFLVQAQINLEEVNQILHLNLPLIREYQTLGGFLLYQCQKIPNKGEIFHYDNLEFTVISVTGPRLHQIQIRILA encoded by the coding sequence GTGAGTGCTTTTTCTACTTTAAGTTGGACAGATACAGGACTGCGATTGTGTAGCGTGCTAGTGCTAATTGCTATCAATGCCTTTTTTGTGACGGCGGAGTTTTCAATGGTGACGGTGCGACGAACTCGGATTCAACAGTTGGTACAAGCCGGTGATATTCGAGCGATCGCAGTGGAAACATTACAACGTAGTATTGATAGACTACTATCTACAGCCCAATTAGGTATTACCCTTTCTAGTTTGGCACTGGGTTGGATTGGCGAAAGTACAATTGCTGTATTGGTAGAAAAATGGCTCGATTCTTGGCCGTTAAGTTTCAGAATTAATTACTTACTCGCTCATTCTTTATCAGTCCCCATTGCCTTTTTTGCTATTGCTTACTTACAAATTGTTTTAGGAGAATTGTGTCCAAAATCAGTGGCTATGTTATACTCAGAACACCTAGCTAGATTTTTGGGACCATCTGTTAAATCTATAGTCCGGTTTTTCAGTCCCTTTATTTGGGTTCTTAATCAATCAACCCATTGGCTATTACGATTGTTTGGGATTGAATACACGGGTCAAAGTTGGCGACCGCCTGTGACACCGGAAGAGTTACAATTAATTATCTCTACAGAACGAGAATCTACGGGTTTAGAAAATGCTGAACGAGAACTTTTAAATAATGTCTTTGAATTTGGGGATATTACTGCTGAAGACATTATGATTCCTCGTACTAGCATTATTGGTATCCCCATAACTGCGAGTTTTCAAACCTTACTTCAGGAAATAGCCACCACTGGACACTCTCGCTATCCTATTATTGGCGAATCTTTAGACGACATTCGCGGTATAGTTTACTTTCAAGATCTAGCACAACCTTTGGCGTTAGGAAAAATCACACCAGAAACACAAATCCAGCCTTGGATGCGTCCACCTCGATTTGTACCAGAACAAACGCTTTTAAGTGAACTTTTGCCAATGATGCAGCAAGAGAAACCCGCTATGGTGATGGTGGTGAATGAATTTGGGGGAACTGTGGGACTGGTAACTATTCAAGATATTATTGCAGAAATTATTGGTCATGCTGGCGGACTTGACAGTACCAATGATTTACTGATTCAAATGGTAGACAAACAGACATTTTTGGTGCAAGCGCAAATTAATTTAGAAGAAGTTAATCAAATCTTACATCTCAATTTACCTTTAATTAGAGAATATCAAACTTTGGGCGGATTTTTGCTTTATCAATGCCAAAAAATCCCCAACAAAGGTGAGATATTTCATTATGACAATCTTGAATTTACTGTTATCTCTGTTACTGGTCCGCGTCTTCACCAAATCCAAATTAGAATTTTAGCTTAA
- a CDS encoding cation transporting ATPase C-terminal domain-containing protein, producing the protein MCGCQIPHEKGYVNPIDEAIRNHQSFDISAYKKLDEIPYDFNRKRLSILLSQDNHLLVITKGAIANILDICTTVEMAENKVIDIEPIRQQIQQKYEDLGSQGFRTLGVAYRNINTNHITLKDEINFTFLGYLALYDPPKSDIKNTIIDLANLGVTLKMITGDSHAVAASISQQATSANFGNMFSMAGVSLMLPFLPLLPKQILLTNLLTDFPEMTIAADRVDPELVSKPRRWDIHFISKFMLVFGLLSSVFDYFTFGALLLLLHADSAQFRTGWFMESVISASMIVLVIRTRQSIFHSKPSPYLFGATIAIAIITLIIPYTPLASVLGFQALPLSFVLILMAIVALYVTAAEIVKGIFYSRIKF; encoded by the coding sequence ATCTGCGGGTGTCAGATCCCACACGAAAAAGGTTATGTTAATCCTATTGATGAAGCAATTCGTAATCATCAATCTTTTGATATTTCTGCATATAAAAAGCTGGATGAAATTCCCTATGATTTTAACCGCAAACGTTTAAGTATTTTGTTAAGTCAAGATAATCATCTTTTGGTAATTACAAAAGGAGCAATTGCTAACATTCTCGATATCTGCACTACGGTAGAAATGGCAGAAAATAAAGTAATTGATATTGAACCAATCCGGCAGCAAATCCAGCAAAAATATGAAGATTTAGGTAGTCAAGGTTTTCGCACTTTGGGCGTTGCCTATCGAAATATAAATACTAATCATATCACGCTTAAAGATGAAATTAATTTTACTTTTTTGGGCTATTTGGCTTTATATGATCCGCCAAAATCCGATATCAAAAATACAATTATTGATCTAGCAAATTTGGGTGTTACTTTGAAAATGATCACCGGTGATAGTCACGCCGTTGCTGCTAGTATTAGTCAGCAGGCTACTAGTGCCAATTTTGGGAATATGTTCAGCATGGCAGGTGTGTCTCTCATGTTGCCTTTTTTGCCTCTATTACCTAAGCAAATCTTACTCACTAACCTGCTTACCGATTTTCCTGAAATGACCATTGCAGCGGACAGAGTAGACCCGGAACTAGTTAGCAAACCCCGGAGATGGGACATTCACTTTATTAGTAAGTTTATGTTGGTGTTTGGGTTATTGAGTTCTGTATTCGACTATTTTACTTTTGGGGCGTTGCTGTTATTATTACACGCTGACTCAGCACAATTTAGGACGGGTTGGTTTATGGAATCGGTCATTTCTGCATCTATGATTGTGTTGGTAATTCGTACCCGTCAATCTATTTTTCACAGTAAACCCAGTCCATACCTGTTTGGTGCGACAATAGCGATCGCTATAATTACATTAATTATTCCCTATACTCCCCTAGCCTCTGTCCTGGGATTTCAAGCCTTACCTTTGAGTTTTGTCCTCATTTTAATGGCAATAGTCGCCCTCTACGTCACGGCTGCGGAAATTGTTAAGGGTATTTTTTACAGTCGGATCAAGTTTTAA
- a CDS encoding CsbD family protein → MNLFSQVRKFFLIISLVFCLGIFTAFTAEVSLAQTQIATTMNRVEATTKNIEGKVQETLGNVTGNKKDQFMGKAKQAESKVRSAVEDIKDAKWQPKSRAVTKNIEAKTEKAIDNSIVNPKYLPGGKTNDIKSESRNPANKMKEELRNTFK, encoded by the coding sequence ATGAATCTATTTTCACAAGTTCGCAAGTTTTTTCTCATCATTAGTTTAGTTTTCTGTCTGGGAATTTTCACAGCTTTTACTGCTGAAGTTAGTCTTGCCCAGACTCAAATTGCCACAACCATGAATCGAGTCGAAGCCACAACTAAAAATATTGAAGGTAAAGTTCAAGAAACTTTAGGTAATGTGACAGGAAACAAAAAAGATCAATTCATGGGCAAAGCCAAGCAAGCTGAAAGTAAAGTTCGTAGTGCAGTTGAAGATATAAAAGATGCAAAATGGCAACCAAAATCAAGGGCAGTCACCAAAAATATTGAAGCTAAAACTGAAAAAGCCATAGATAATAGTATTGTCAACCCTAAGTATCTACCTGGTGGAAAAACTAATGATATAAAAAGTGAATCTCGTAACCCAGCAAATAAAATGAAAGAAGAGCTTCGCAACACTTTTAAGTAA
- a CDS encoding BON domain-containing protein produces MRKITLLVLSSILLLGTVACDNKAKTSSSAPDTTEKTGEVPTDKTILANQKDATSQVRRDQLNADIRAREQRNNVTGGNATRANSDLASEVRSKLEANIPSSQLTVAAKDGAVVVVGNVQTQEQLNKINSLAKEIKGVRSVKVVVKIVPAVPSPKL; encoded by the coding sequence ATGAGAAAAATTACGCTTTTAGTCCTCAGTAGCATTTTACTTCTGGGAACGGTTGCTTGTGACAATAAAGCCAAAACTAGCAGCAGTGCGCCAGATACTACCGAGAAAACGGGTGAAGTTCCCACAGACAAAACAATTTTAGCCAATCAAAAAGACGCAACTAGCCAAGTTCGTCGAGATCAACTCAACGCAGATATTCGCGCCCGTGAGCAACGCAATAACGTCACTGGAGGGAATGCAACCCGCGCTAATAGTGATCTTGCCAGTGAGGTTCGTTCTAAGTTGGAGGCGAATATCCCCTCTAGTCAATTAACTGTGGCTGCTAAAGATGGGGCAGTTGTCGTGGTTGGAAATGTCCAGACTCAAGAACAACTAAATAAAATTAATTCTCTTGCTAAAGAAATCAAAGGTGTCAGAAGCGTCAAAGTTGTAGTCAAAATTGTTCCAGCCGTACCCAGTCCAAAACTATAA
- a CDS encoding general stress protein, translating into MTLINNKRAVGVFSSHEEVEDALNELRDNGFDMNQVSVIAKHDEDLNQRYQIGETRVQEPTETREIGHETTHETTRVEEGAKTGVEAGGAVGGLTGLLIGLGTLAIPGIGPIMLAGAAATAIATTIAGGAIGAAVGGLIGSLVGLGIPEHRAQVYHDYVVDGDYLVIVDGTEAEILRAETIFKHKGMREWEVYNSPTISRSANPVVSRV; encoded by the coding sequence ATGACCTTGATTAATAATAAACGAGCAGTAGGAGTATTTTCTAGTCACGAAGAAGTAGAAGATGCTCTAAATGAACTGCGAGATAACGGATTTGACATGAATCAGGTATCTGTGATTGCTAAACATGATGAAGATCTAAATCAGCGATACCAAATTGGTGAAACACGAGTTCAAGAACCAACAGAAACCCGTGAAATCGGCCATGAAACCACTCATGAAACCACTCGTGTAGAGGAAGGTGCGAAAACTGGAGTCGAGGCAGGAGGAGCGGTTGGGGGGTTGACAGGGTTACTAATTGGGTTAGGAACTCTAGCAATTCCGGGGATTGGTCCAATTATGTTAGCCGGAGCAGCAGCTACAGCGATCGCTACTACTATAGCCGGTGGAGCTATCGGAGCGGCAGTTGGTGGGTTAATTGGTAGTTTAGTAGGTTTAGGAATCCCTGAACATCGGGCGCAAGTGTATCACGATTATGTAGTTGACGGAGATTATTTAGTAATTGTAGATGGCACAGAAGCGGAAATCCTGAGAGCAGAAACCATTTTCAAACACAAGGGAATGCGTGAATGGGAAGTTTACAATAGTCCAACCATTAGCCGTTCTGCTAATCCTGTTGTCTCGCGTGTGTAA
- a CDS encoding CsbD family protein has protein sequence MSMKNRAKATAKNIEGKVQEAVGDLTGDPKTQAEGKAKQAEAKVRHGVEDVKDQAKEIIE, from the coding sequence ATGAGTATGAAAAATAGAGCTAAGGCAACTGCCAAAAACATTGAAGGTAAGGTTCAAGAAGCAGTAGGTGATTTAACCGGAGATCCAAAAACTCAAGCAGAAGGCAAGGCAAAACAAGCAGAAGCCAAAGTTCGCCACGGAGTTGAAGATGTGAAGGATCAAGCCAAAGAAATTATTGAGTAG
- a CDS encoding DUF2382 domain-containing protein, translating into MPLLKIKEFDPNYRESFEGKDIKGMGVYATADEKIGTVSDILVDDQGHFRYFVVDLGLWIFGKKVLLPVGRSRIDHTSERIYTVGMTKQQAENLPEFNEHKEIDYNYEEQVRGVYRSEAFLESSGSVDTASSRPAGATMVAPPIAPPRKSGNGSAAYDYKADPALYALNDQDHQTFKLYQERLIANKVRAKTGEVIVGKHTETEKARVSVPIDKERIVIERVTPTTAGETVALGSDSFGTTEVSRIELYEETADIHKEAFLREEVRVDKVVDHETIEAEETLRREELDVNTQEHPNVERR; encoded by the coding sequence ATGCCTCTTTTGAAAATTAAAGAATTTGATCCGAATTATCGAGAAAGTTTTGAAGGCAAAGATATCAAAGGTATGGGTGTCTATGCAACCGCAGATGAAAAAATTGGCACAGTCAGCGATATTTTAGTAGATGACCAAGGACATTTTCGCTATTTTGTTGTTGATTTAGGTTTGTGGATTTTTGGGAAAAAAGTTTTATTGCCAGTTGGTCGTTCGCGCATTGATCATACCTCTGAACGGATTTATACAGTGGGAATGACCAAACAACAAGCGGAGAATTTACCCGAATTTAACGAACACAAAGAAATTGATTATAACTATGAAGAACAAGTCAGAGGAGTGTATCGTTCCGAAGCATTCTTAGAAAGTTCCGGTTCTGTAGATACAGCCAGTTCTCGACCTGCGGGAGCTACTATGGTAGCCCCTCCCATAGCCCCACCGAGAAAGTCCGGTAACGGCAGTGCTGCCTATGACTATAAAGCAGATCCGGCTCTATATGCTTTGAATGATCAGGATCATCAAACTTTCAAACTATATCAAGAACGATTAATTGCCAACAAAGTCCGCGCCAAAACGGGAGAAGTGATTGTTGGGAAACATACAGAAACAGAAAAAGCGCGGGTTTCAGTTCCCATAGATAAAGAAAGAATTGTCATTGAACGAGTCACTCCTACAACTGCGGGAGAAACGGTGGCTTTAGGTAGCGACAGCTTTGGGACGACAGAAGTGAGTCGAATAGAACTTTATGAAGAAACTGCGGATATTCATAAAGAAGCTTTCTTACGAGAAGAAGTCAGAGTTGATAAAGTTGTAGATCACGAAACTATTGAAGCGGAAGAAACTCTGCGCCGAGAAGAATTGGATGTTAATACCCAAGAACATCCGAATGTGGAAAGAAGATAA
- a CDS encoding ABC transporter ATP-binding protein: MAKSHRLDKIAAYLRPYWRETVFGIIALLVVNGLGVYIPLLIRSGVDTLSKSFSFRQIIHYVVLIALLSSAMWMMRMASRIWIFGVGRQVEFDLKQRIFQHLLQLEPAYFTVNTPGDLISRATSDVDNIRRLVGFAVLSLANTFFAYTLTLPVMLSLSAELTLASLAVYPFMFMMVHFFSDRLRNEQTAVQEELAEISELVREDMSGMALIKIYAQEDNERQAFNRKNEQLLTANLKLAKTRNTLFPLIGGLASLSSLMIIWLGTARISAGTLAIGDFLALLIYVERLIFPTALLGFTITAYQRGEVSIDRLETILSVTPKIQDTPDAIHVEPSQLKGELTAVNFSYTYPGVNTPVLEHLNFQIAPGEVVAIVGPVGSGKSTLANAVPRLLDIQPGQLFLDGLDITKLAVSDLRGAIAYVPQDSFLFSTTVKNNIRYGDPVSAAEDVVYAAKMAQIDAEIQNFPQQYETLVGERGITLSGGQRQRTALARAMLIDAPILLLDDALSSVDNQTATQILTNLATGTKRKTVIFITHQLAAAATSDRILVMEQGKIVQTGHHSELVEQPGLYQNLWNQHQVEELLH, from the coding sequence ATGGCCAAATCTCACAGACTTGATAAAATCGCTGCTTATTTACGCCCCTATTGGCGCGAAACCGTTTTCGGTATTATTGCTTTATTAGTTGTCAATGGGCTGGGTGTATATATTCCTTTGTTAATCCGTTCAGGGGTAGATACTCTATCTAAGAGTTTTAGTTTTCGCCAAATCATCCATTATGTAGTCCTTATCGCCCTACTTAGTTCCGCTATGTGGATGATGCGAATGGCTTCTCGGATTTGGATATTTGGTGTGGGAAGACAGGTAGAATTTGACCTCAAACAGCGGATTTTTCAACACCTGCTGCAATTAGAACCTGCTTATTTTACGGTTAATACTCCTGGGGATTTAATTAGTCGCGCTACCAGTGATGTAGATAATATTCGACGGTTGGTAGGTTTTGCTGTATTAAGTTTGGCAAATACTTTTTTTGCCTATACTCTGACATTACCAGTGATGTTGTCTCTGAGTGCGGAACTGACATTGGCATCATTAGCAGTGTACCCGTTCATGTTTATGATGGTGCATTTTTTTAGCGATCGCTTGCGTAATGAACAAACCGCCGTCCAGGAAGAACTTGCAGAAATTAGTGAACTGGTGCGGGAAGATATGAGCGGTATGGCGCTGATTAAAATTTACGCCCAAGAAGACAATGAGCGTCAAGCATTTAACCGGAAAAATGAGCAGCTATTAACCGCTAACCTCAAACTAGCTAAAACTCGCAACACCCTATTTCCCCTGATTGGTGGATTAGCAAGTCTCAGTTCTTTGATGATTATTTGGTTAGGTACAGCAAGAATATCCGCTGGAACTCTTGCAATTGGTGATTTTCTGGCTTTGCTAATTTATGTAGAGCGATTAATTTTCCCTACCGCTTTATTAGGATTCACTATTACTGCTTACCAACGGGGTGAAGTGAGTATTGATCGCTTGGAAACTATTCTCAGCGTGACTCCGAAAATTCAAGACACACCAGACGCTATCCATGTAGAACCCAGCCAACTCAAAGGGGAATTGACAGCAGTAAACTTTAGTTATACTTACCCCGGTGTAAATACCCCAGTTTTAGAACATCTGAATTTTCAGATCGCACCTGGGGAAGTAGTAGCTATTGTTGGTCCGGTTGGTTCAGGAAAATCAACCTTAGCGAATGCTGTCCCCAGATTATTGGATATTCAGCCAGGACAGTTGTTTTTAGATGGGTTGGATATTACAAAATTAGCTGTGAGTGATTTACGTGGTGCGATCGCCTACGTACCACAAGATAGCTTTTTATTCAGTACCACCGTCAAAAATAATATCCGTTATGGTGATCCCGTCTCCGCCGCAGAAGACGTAGTTTACGCCGCCAAAATGGCGCAAATTGACGCAGAAATTCAGAATTTCCCCCAACAGTATGAAACCCTAGTGGGTGAGCGAGGAATTACCCTTTCTGGTGGACAAAGACAACGCACAGCTTTAGCAAGAGCAATGTTAATTGATGCCCCCATCTTGCTGTTGGATGATGCCCTATCCAGTGTAGACAATCAAACTGCTACACAAATCCTCACCAATCTGGCTACAGGGACAAAAAGAAAAACCGTAATTTTTATTACTCACCAACTTGCTGCTGCTGCCACATCTGACCGAATTTTGGTCATGGAACAGGGGAAAATCGTTCAAACGGGTCATCACTCAGAACTGGTAGAACAGCCTGGACTTTATCAAAATTTGTGGAATCAACATCAAGTAGAAGAACTATTACATTGA